From the genome of Cytophagales bacterium WSM2-2:
CTTATTGCTGCCTGCTGTTGAAAATGAACAACTCTGAAAAAGAGAAATAAACGTTTATTCCAACACTACCACAGGAGAGAACTTAAATAAGGCTTCTATACTTATATAGAGTAGCAAAAGAATCATTGAAGGAGGAACAGTAGCTTTCTTTACTTCCTATTCAGCTTTTGGCAGTTGTCTCGTAAAACTCGCCATGATAGTTTGTGCAAGACCTTATTTACTTGGTAGTAAGGTGTTCGTCATTCCTTTACCGCAAAAGCCCTTCCAGACTTTGTAATACAATTCTTTATTAAATATCAAGTCTGTAATGCCTTTTGCTTTGGCTGTCGTCATTCCTCACAGCAGCTACTATGTCTGCAATAATGAACAAAGAAGGTTCCTCTATTGCATCCATCCGCTGCTCTAGTATGCGAACCTGCGTGTGGTCTTCTGCTCACCGAGACGGTTCGGGTTTTCAACCTACTTATAGTCGAGCTATCGCTCTCCTTCTATAAGACAGAAGCCCACGTTCGCAGAAGTTCGCAAATGCAATTAACCAAGAGTAAGGCTTCACCTATCGTTTAATTCAAACCTCTCCAAATGCTTGGTGAAATTAAAAGTCAAACAAAACTTAACCATCATGGAAACAACTACGACAAAAATTCTATTGGGAAAGAACCTTCAAGAATCTGCAAAGTTTGGATCAAATCTAATTGAGGGAGCGATATGCTTGGATATTCTGGAAGATGAAACAGTTAAAAGACTAGTGTATGAATACAATGGAAAGCGTTACCTCAATGTCAAAGTTGTAAAACGAAAAGAGGCAAACAATTACGGTAAGACTCACTACTTAGAGCTTGACCAATTTGTACCGACACCATTAAATAATCAGAAGTAGCGATGGAGAAAGGAGAACAACACAAATACGAGGTTGCGGAAATTCATCTTTCCTATACTTCACACGTCAAGGCTTCATCGAGGGTCAAGATTATGAATTCGAAAGATGCTTATGATGTACTTCTACAAAACTGGGACAGTAATTACATTGAATTTGTAGAACAGTTCAAAGTACTGCTACTGAATAAGGCAAGCAAAGTGCTCGGTCTTTTTGAGGTTTCCTCTGGTGGTTCAACTGGTACTGTTGCCGATCCTAGACTAATCTTTGCAGCAGCGATCAAAGCAAATGCCTGTAGGATTATAATAGCGCACAACCATCCATCAGGTAGTGTTAAGCCAAGCGAAGCTGATATCGCACTCACCAAGAAACTTAGGGAGGGAGGAAGATTTCTTGATATAGAAATATTGGATCACATCATTTTATCGAAGGAAGCATTTTATTCATTTGCAGATGAGGGGATAATGTAGTCCCCTCTTTATATTATCTTTAGATATCAAAGTGAAATCCACACGGATGGAAACAACTAAAGAAGAGAAAATCGTTATAGTAGTAGTTTGCTTACTAGCTGTATCGCTACTCTTTTTTATTGCGACAAACTATTCACAAAATTCTTTTGGGCAATCAGCCATCTCAATTTTAAACCACTTTTTAAAGCTTGCCGGAATGTTTGTCCTGGTTAATTACGGGTACAAGCTACTGAAGGGTAGGCCACTTATTTTCTGAGTCACCTCACTCAAAAAGTTCGTTAGCGTCTGCTCCAAGTGCTTGGAGTATGGAGTGAATAGTAGAAACCGTGGTGTTTATTTTGGCCGTTTCGATCCTTGCAATTTGACTTAATGTAAGATCAGCTTTGTGCGCAAGTTCTTCCTGGCTAATGCCTCTATCTTTCCTAGCCTTCTTTAGGTTCTTGGCCAGCCTGTTTAAAAATTTCTGATCCCTGACATTATGCACTCACCAAAAATGAGGCAATCGTCTTTTTTGTGTTATAGCAAGTATGCTATAATCAACTATCTTCATCTAAAAATCGAAAAGATATGAAGCTCTCAATTTTAGCAGTTTTGACTTTAACGATACATGTAAATGAAGCATTAGGGCAGAGAATCGTCTTCAGTGATCTAGTTTCTTGGATTGATAGTAAAGATTATCCACTCAAGGTTTTTGAAATACTTGAAGGCAAGGGATTTCGGTACTACACAGAAATTGTAAAAGATGAAAACGATCTTAAGTACAACAAATACTATATAAACATCTGGAGAAAGAAATATATGTTGAGGTCTATACTGGTCAAACTCAGCTAATTTCTGTGTGCTTTGCAAGTTCAACAAAGAACGAATTCAATTTTTTGTCTGAAGAAGTCTCAAAGTTGTGTCGAATAGGAGAAGCAACGACCAAAACCGTAGATGGTACAATTTCTTATGCTCAAGAATATAGGTGCAATAATTTGAGTTGCCGTGTTGGTAAATGGATTGGCCCCGAAGGTATGCAGTACACCGTTGTATTGTTTAAATAACGATCTGTCAAATACTTAATGTGTCTATTTTACTAAGAAAGTGACTTGAGAATTATCTACTTGACCACTCGAAAGATGACTTTTAAGCAACGCATCATGATAAGATAATAGAATATGTTAGTGATTGAATCCACCAAAGGAGCAGGGTGTTTATAATAAGACGCGATTATGTTTATGTAGCTTGGGGTGAAGCAGAAGGGCTGGCCGTGTGATGGCGTGGGGTGTTCAACTCTTTAGGATTATCGAATAGAATTCCATCCTGGAAATTAAAAGTGTTGTGGTTTGATTAATTTAGTTCTGTGGTCAATCTGATTATGGCAAATCAAGACAATGAACCTACTGTCGAGAAAATCAAACTGACAGGTGATCAGGTCACTGAAGTATGTGGTGAAATTGAGCACCAATGGTTATACCTTTTGATGACACGCGCGGTCTTCCCTGCTGATTTTCCAAAATATGAAACATACGATAGCCCTTCTTTTTACAGTATGCGCGGTTTGAAATTCAAAATTTCCTTGCCTGAGAATAAAACAAAAGAATTTTTGAAGGGCGCTGATGGCTTGTCGAATTGGCTCAACCAAAACTATGTCATTAGATTATATGGAATCCTCGAAAAATACCGAATCATGTACTCTGGTCGCAAGGCCTACAATAACAAGTTAATGATTCTCATGTACGAGCTGAGGCCTAAAATTGGAGCACATTCTTCGGGCCGATCTGCAACAGACAAAGCGCATTTAAGAAAAGCTACCGACCTGATTAATGAACTGTTTGACAGGAACATTGATTCCAATCAAGTTCAGCACTACATGTTGCCGGTGGACACGGTATTGGCTCCTATGACGGAGTTAGCACTTCAGTTTGTTAAAAGCTTAAGGCAGACAGAGGTCTAAACTGCTATGGAACAAGCCATACAGGAAATTCTGAAACGCCTTAACCCTGGTCAACACCATCGATTCAATGATGAATGGGTTCATATAATTAAGACAAATACACGTCTTAGAATGGCTAATCTAAATGCTAGGGATATACTTCATGAAATGCTGAATAGGGGACTGGTCAAAAAAATAAGGGATGCGGGTAGTGAGGTAATTATAGAATTGAATGGCGGAGAACATAATATTAGAACTAATAATGTCTGGACGAGAATTTTGAAGTTCTCAAAATCCTATTGGAAATGGGTTGTGGGCACCGTCATTGGCGGCACTATTGCAATTACAACGCTACTTAGTAACCTAGAGACTATTTACAAGGGCAAAATATGGAATGATGTGCGCGGATCAGGGAAAGATTCAATCCAATCAAAAGGATTAAAATCAAAATCGCAAGAACAATTCCAGCTCACTCAAGACTCTTTAAATATAAAGCATACCAAGAATCAAATCCTAGATTCCACCAACAACGACAAAAAGTAGAAAGCAACTTAGCCAAGCGATGAACTTATTCACTTTGACCTAACTGGTAAATTTCCTCAAGAGCCCAAAGAGGGTGGAAGAAAACTGAAGCAGCAGGTGTACAATGCAGCGAGTGTGCTACAGAAGACAACTGACTACACCGGGGAATACATTTATCAGAATGATACGCTGCAATTCATCAATCATGAAGAGGGCAGGGTAGTGATCAAGAATACGAACACGCCTGAATACCAATATCATTTAAAAGACCACCTGGGTAACGTGCGTGTGACGTTCACTACCAAGAACGATGTTGACCAGGCTCAAGCCACTTTTGAACCTGCTAACCAGAATGCAGAGCAAAGCAAATTCCTGCGCATGGATGATGCGCGTATCATCAACTCCGCTTTGTTTGATCATACCCACAACGGCACTACTGCTTACTCTGAAAGATTGAGCGGATCTGCTAACGAGAAAAACGGCATAGCACGCTCGATCAGTGTAATGCCGGGCGACACGATAAAGATGGAAGTGTTTGCCAAGTATGTAGATGCAGGCAACGGCAGCAACACGGTAGCGCTTAATCAACTGCTTGCCCAGATCATCGCAGGTACAGCGAGTGCAGGTACAGTAATAGACGGGGCAAACTATGCCACTAACGGGATCACACCATTCCCATTTGCAGGCCTTGCAGGTGAAGGCAGCAGCACAGGTGCAGGACCAAAAGCATATCTGAATTATATTATGTTTGACAGGAATTTTGTTCCTATTCTTAATGATGTCACGCAGACAAATTTCGTCCGCGTGAGCACAGCAGGAAAAGAAGATGGCACACACTTGCCTAATGGAAATAAGTTTGACAGCTTGTATGCACAAGTAGTTGTGAAACAGCCTGGCTACATGTATATTTATTTGAGCAATGAAGAGACGACTCCTGTAGAAGTTTACTTTGATGATTTTAAAGTGACGCAAGTGAAATCACCGGTGGTGCAACAGGAGGATTTTTATCCGTTTGGGTTGTCGTTTAATAGTTATCAGAGGGAGAATTCGCTGTTCAATAAATTCCAGTACAATGGAAAGGAATTGCAGAATGATCTTTCGGTAAATTGGTATGATTATGGAGCAAGGATGTATATACCAGAGATTGGGAGGTGGGGAGTGGTTGATCCGATGGCATATAAGTATCCAAACCTATCACCCTATAACTTTGTTGCCAATAATCCCATTTATTATGTTGACCCAGATGGCAGGGAGATATGGATAGCTTTTACTGTTACGAACGAGGACGGCTCAACATCCCAACAAAAAGTTCAATATAAGGATGGAAAATTATTTGGAACTAATGGTAAAGAGTATACAGGTGGAAATACGTATGCCACTAAAGTAATGAGTGATTTAAACCAACTGTCTAAAGATGGCGATGATGTTCTATCTGAGAGATTAACAACATTGGTCGGAAGTGAGCAAATTCATACTATTGGAATGCCAACGGATCCTAGTGAAGGTAATTCCTCGACACCACTTTCAGAAGAAGATGTAACTAATAATAAATCCACTGGTTCAACTATTGAATATGATCCAGATGCCAAAAAAAGTGTGGAGGGGAAAAAAAGAGCACCAAGAGCAGCGCTAGCTCATGAATTATTAAGCCATAGTTGGGATTTTGATCAAGGAAAAGAAAAGAAGGGAGAGACTGAAAATGGAATTTATTTACGAGAGGTTGATGCGGTTAATATTGAAAATAGAGTAAGGGCAGTTGCAGGAGACCCAAAGAGAAAAAAATATGGGGATCTTAAAATTCCAGCTGCATTATTAGATGATACCCACAAAAAGAAAAAATAGCATGAAACTAATAGTATTATTGTTCGGTAGTTCCTGGTTAATGTATAGTTTAACAAACAGCACCTTTATCGATAAAATCACAAGCGATTTTAGACGAAATAGTTTTTTTATTTCAGTTAAAGCGATTGATGGTACTAATTACGTAATAGAGAATGATGACCTATACTATTTTCTGCAAAAGCAAAAATCGATAGGCAAGGAACAATACAGGAAAGAAATTAAAGAAAAGCTAATCAAAGGCAGTTCTATTGA
Proteins encoded in this window:
- a CDS encoding DNA repair protein; the protein is MEKGEQHKYEVAEIHLSYTSHVKASSRVKIMNSKDAYDVLLQNWDSNYIEFVEQFKVLLLNKASKVLGLFEVSSGGSTGTVADPRLIFAAAIKANACRIIIAHNHPSGSVKPSEADIALTKKLREGGRFLDIEILDHIILSKEAFYSFADEGIM